TTGGCCAGAATTCTCAGCAAAGCTCCCCAAAGTAGCATTTTATGATAGTTGCAGTCCACAGTTAGAAAGATAATGTAACATAATGCATCCCAGTAAGGCAGTAATATTAAACAAGAGTGTAtttcataaaatatatggcaCTGGTGTTGCACccaaatagttttgttttttttatacaaaaaagTCTTGATCACATGCATTGCCATATAAACCAAAAGCTGTATGCATAAAACTACAGTTCAGAATAAGAAAGGAATCTGGGATTATAAAAGACCAAGCTTTTTCCACTTCTCACTATATGCTGCTCTTTATATACCCATAGCATTTTGGGATTGTGCAGGGAAGAGCAACTGAACCTCCTGTTCTTTCCATCTATACTAACACTACAACAGTTTAGACTGAAATGTTTCAGTCTGTGCTTGGCATAGGCCCAAGTTCTGAGCTAGGGTGCTTATGCTGGCCCTtaacacccaatgaaattagagGGAAAACATTTCCTAGTAGTAGCTTTTTTTTTATGCTACACATAATTAGCATGTGGAACTCACTGCACAGGTTACTGAAACAAAGAGTAGAATTCAAGAGCGGGATTGAGCATTTATGGATAGTAAGAATCTTATCTGAAGTTATACTAGCTAGGGTAAAAATTTGACAGGAAGGCAAACCCTCCTGCTTCATGGTATGAATCATCCACTTTTCCTTTGAAGATAGGAAGAAACTAGCCCCGTGATGGGGTTTTCTGCAccttctgaagcatttggtgctggccactgtcagacaggcgACCTGGCTTGGTCAGCAGGAGGGTGTTTGAGCAGTGTGAGTTCCAGTATTTTCTCTGGGAAAAGAAGGGGAAGAGGTAAACTGGGGACCAGGTTAGTTGCTAAGGAAGAAGCTGATAGGGCATGGCTGGAGTGGTGGGGTTGTGTGGGCAGCAGATGGTGTTTATAGGAGGACTGGGGGTTCCTGTGGTTGGTGCTTGTATCATTTTCCTGTCCTTGTTCTGTAGGAGAAAACGTGGTGAGaaaggggaggttgtggaaaccgTGGAAGATGTCATCGTGCGGAAACTGACAGCAGAACGAGTTGAGGAGTTGAAGAAAGTTATCAAGGAGACACAGGAGAAGTATAGGTACATATTAGAGGGGTCAGGCTCTGGTCTGACTGAAGGGAGTGAGTATAGCAGAGGGAACTGAAGAGTGTACATTGCAGGCTTGGTGTGGAGCTGAGGTGACGCTGTGTCTGTTTGCAGGCAGCTGAAGAAGGATGCAGAGCTGATCCAGGCTGGACACATGGATAGCAGACTGGAGGAGCTGTGCAATGACATTGTGGTGTGGGTTATCTTATTATTTCCCTGTTCCAATTCCCCCTGAGATTGTACTTCTCAGAGCCCTTGGGCTTGGGGATattcccccttctctctgtctctctttcagtCATTGCACTCCCAGGCTTGGGAGGAATAGCTAAGCTGGACAGATGCTCTGGCTTTTAAGGGTTATATTTGGAATGGGAGCGCAAGCCAATATGGAGTGACTCTTGGAGCTCTCCAGCACTGGCATAAGGAGCCTGGTGCAGGCTTGCAGTGTCCTGTTGGCATCATCTTGGGTGTAGAGCTGAGTGAGACTCCCTGGAATGTCTCTCATTCCCTGACTGAAGCCTGACTACTCCTTTGCTCAGGGCAATCGGCCCTTAGCTAGGAGGGACGTCTCATTGACATATGAAGACTATGGAACAGATGTCTGACCTGCTGGCCCTGGGGGAGGCACCAGGTGGCTTTTGGGTCCCGGGGGCATTGTGCCACCAAGTACTTTGTTTGCTTtgttcaggaagaaaaaaatggaagaagaggaggcagaggtgaaaaGGAAGGCTACAGATGCTGCTTATCAGGGTGAGATGGGACTAACACACAGGAGcgcttgtttatttaaaaaaaaaaaaaatttggggtGAATTTAAGGCTGGTTAGGATCCAGCCCTGAGAAAGGGAGGAACCTGCAGAGGCCCAGGTAAGAAGAACCTGGATACTCTGCTCTCCTTGGCTCAGGGTTAGGAGGAAGAGGGATGCACGCAATTTTCAACACCATATTGTAAAAGTGCAAAATGAGGAGAGTTGAAAGAGGAACCCATAAAGTAAAAATGCCCCATTAGGCAAGGGGGAGAGCTGGATGCAGTCCTTTGCAGAAAAGGCACCTGAAGGGAAGCAGGAGAATGGCCTGATAAGGAATATTAGAAATGGACCGGGAGTAAGACTCTCACTAGTCATGGAAGATAAAACTTACATTCATGCCTGAAGGTGCAGCAGCAGAAAGATGGGTTAAATATTCAGAACAACTTAGTAGCTTTCGGGACAGTTCAGCCATGGAACCAGTGGTAGGGGAGCTTGTGCAGACCCTGCCACTGGGCAGGTTCAAAGCAGGGATCCATCAGCCATTCATTAGGGATGGCATATGATGGTCAGCCTTGCTGTGGTACAGGAGTTGAATTAGGTGACTTTGTGGCAATCACTGTAACTGAAGTGGTTGATTTGGTGGTGTCTGCTAGGCCAGAAGCAGAACTGATTCCAAGGAAGTTTCCCAGCTGGAGCCTTGGGGTCTCACTTTCTTTCCATTCTCTTCCAGCTCGTCAGGCAGTTAAGAACCCCCCACGAAGGTTGACCGGTGTGATGGTCCGCTCTCCTGCAGGTTCATCCTCCCCTGGAAGAGACTATGCTCTGGGGGACTTGTCTCAGCAAGCTGTGGAGGAGACCAGCCCAGGGGTAAGGATGCTTCCCCTGGTAAGAGAGAAAGCAGCAGGGACTGGGGAGCTCTGTGCAGCTTAGGAGTGCCCCTTGCCTTGCCCTATCTTAGTGCTGTAGTATGGCCAGTGTGCAGTATCATCCAGGATACAAATTCCCTTCAGTGTCTGTGATGAGGTAATGGAGCAGGTATCTGGGGCAAAGGCAGGGAGTGAAAAGGTGAAGGCACATGCCTGGAGCGGTGCAGTGAATGAATGGAGCAGGCCCCTGGGGTGTGCTGGGTcagtggccttgggggaagggataagTGGGTCTAGTCAGTATGGTGAAGGTGTGGCTTTGAACAGTGTGGTTTTTCTCTTTCTCAGGTAACTCCAGGGACATTGCCCAGCACCCCAGTTGCCTCCTTCATTGGGATCCCTGACACCCCTCCAGGCTCAGCTCCCCTGGATGCCCCCATAACCCCAGTCACTGATGATTCACCCCAGAAAAAGATACTAGGACAGAAAGCAACTccgcctccttcccctctgctctcgGAGCTACTGAAGAAGGGCAGCCTCCTCCCCACAAGCCCCAGGCTGGTATGGAgcactctgctcacatatacaaacaTACTGATGAATTTATGCTTCAGACTCTTGCACTGAATAGGAGAGCTGTAAAGGGCTTGCAAGATCTGGATAGTTGTTGAAGATTCCAGCACAGGGAAAATCCTAAAGCTGTCATTAAACCCTGTGAGCCACAAAGGTGGAACTTTTTCCTTGTGAATTCAGGACTGAAGAGGTTGGGTAACTCAGGGCTAGTCTTTGCTATCAGCTGCTGGAATCGATGCAACGgttgtcgatttagcaggtctagtgaagacccactaaatcgatggcagagcgctctctggtcaaccctgatattccaccTCTTGGTAAGCCGactggagagcttctcctgttgatgCAGCGTAGTGTGGACACcgcaataagtcgacctaagctacgtcaacttcagctacattattcacatagctggagtagcgtaacttaggccaacttaccctggtagtgaagacaagccctctgaAAGCAAACTGTCCCCTTTGGGACCTGAAGAGTTGGAGTAGCAGACTGCCATTGAGTGACACTGCACTCAGAAGGGAGATCAGAGCAGAACCCCTAGTTAGTCTACTTGGAGGCCTTGTATCTGTATCTGCTTGTCCGCATCTCAGCCCAAAGTTGAATTTTAATTTTCAACAAAAATCAGCTTTACTTATAAGTAGGGAGGTCAAACAAATGCcctttatgcaaataaaaactgAGACCAGGATTGACAGGTTTGTCCTGTCCTGGACTAGTCCCTCAATGGCTCATGTCCATAGCCTAGACAGTTGTTAAAATAACCACTGTTGCTAACACCAGTTCAACCCTACTGGTGTTAATGATGTTGGGATCCCTAGTATTAGAGGGGCAACCAGTTGCTGACACTCTTCAGTAACTTGTTTCTTAGATCTGTTCTGAAAATGGAGTCAGCAGCCATCAGCCTGTCTCCGCTTTGGTTCCTAATGTTAACCTTGGTGGAGCTAAATAGGTGTTAATATGGGAAACTTCTAAAAAACTGTCCCTCATGTAGATGGGTGGCTAGTGAGGCTGAGGACTTCTCACAGGTGCGGAGAAGTTTGGCTCACAAAGAAGTGAGAGACTTAGAGAAAGGGATAGGACCACCTCAATCAGAGAGGCAGGTGTTGCTGCTGCCTCACTTCCAGTCCCCTCCACTTGCAGAAATGCAGTTGGCTGGGGTAACTCTTCCGTACTGTTCTCTGGAGTTCTCATCCAGCAGTACGCCAACTTAAGGTATGGGGAAAACCGGGTAAGGCGTTTGGCAGTTTAAGTATTACAGGGGGTTTCTTGCATTAACAATGCCATTTGGCATCCATTTTCAACTCTGTCATTTGCTCGAGGTTACACAGTGAGCCAGTTACTGCCCCTCTCActtcctcagttttcccatctgcaaagtgaggctgtttccctgccactTAAGGGGTTGTGAGATTTAAATACTgatatttgtaaagcagtttggGATCCTTGGGTAGAGGGTCTAGAGCACAGCAAATAATGCACTCACTCTGACTTGCAAGGCAACAGCCACATGGCATCTGTTTCAAATGATTGTAATCAAATATTTCAACCAGCCATGTTTGTGTGTCAAAGCAAAATGCACCTCAGTCAGAGGCTGGACTGGGTTGAAATGTGCAGAAGAGGCTCTGATCCACAGATTGGTGGATATATTAACGGGGTGCATATCTAGGGGAGAATCAGTGATGTGAACATGTCTCCAGCCCAGGAGCTTCATCTGTGTCCTCCTTTGGCAGGTTGGTGAAAACGAGATGGCAGTGACTTCTGGTCACATGAATAGCTCAGGAGTCCTCCTGGAGGTAGGAGGGGTCCTTCCAGTGCTGCATGGTGGGGAAATGCAGTTGGCATCTGGTGCTGTCCCTGCATCCCCTGCTGCTTCAGGTAACCCACACAGACTCTCTTCATAGTTCTCTCTTCTGGGGCACCTGAGGCTTTGGTCTGCGAAATATAGTTTCATAGACGGTTCTATAATAAACCCTTTTCAGGATGGGGTCCAAAGACAGCCAGGCTGTCTGCTCATCACAGTCCATTAAGAAATCCATTGACACttctttgctttctttaaaaTGACTCTAATCCTGGCAGAGAACGAAGCTGCAAAAACACTGGATGATAGGAattgccaggctggatcagatcATGGTCTTATAGTCTGGTCTCTTGTCTCTAACAATGGCCAACACCAGAAGCTTCAGGATAGGGAGGATGGCCTAGTAGATAGGAAACCTGGTTCAACTACGGATTTCTTGTaaactttggcaagtcatttaatctgccctttgcctcagttccGAGGTATTGTGATGGAAAAAAACCACTAATTATTGTGAGGCATTTGGATATCATGGTGCTGAGGGCCAGGTGAACAGGTAGACACACAGGTGCAAGAATATCTGCAGTGAACAGTTACAGAACAGCCTGTCCATGGGAAGCTTTCTTCCTGCCCTTGGCCAGTTACTGGTTTTCTCCTGCTTTCTGAAGCAGGAGAGGTTATGCCTTTTATACATGTTTTATCCTATCCAATGTGAATGTTCTTTCTGCTTTCTGAATGTCTGATCTTTTGAATCCTGCTATCGGAGCTGAAGTGGTTCAGTAAATTCGTGCTGGAAGTAGGATTTAAGATGCATAGCAGCCCTTGAACCAGGAGGCAGCTGTCAGGACTAATTTGCAAAGAGAATCTCTCTTTTATTCTTCCCTCACTCTGATCACTAGGAACTGCATTCTTCCTAGTTCACACCATGTGGCTCTATTTGCGGCAAGTTTTTTAAAGAGGGCCCTTAACATCTTTTGCATGTGTGGTGTAGCCTCTGCAGTCTCTTTACATTAAACTCATGGTGTTCCCATAGTCTCTGCATGGTTCTGGCTCAGACTGCATACCTTAGAGTCATGCATTTCTGACACAGTCTACCAGCATGGCTCTCTGCCCATAGGTCATTTACAGTACCTTGGGCTCAGGAGGGAGCAGTCAGTCCATGAAGTCTGGTGATTGCATTGGAGAGCTCAATGGCTGTTGCTTCTTGCTCATGTGCTTTTTCCCTGTTGTACTCTGTCAGGTGCTCCTACTCTTTCTCGGCTTCTAGAAGCTGGTCCTGCACAGTTCACCACACCTCTTGCTTCCTTCTCTGCTGTTGCCAGCGAACCTCCAGCTAAACTCCTGCCACCCCCTGTAGAGTCTGTGTCCCAGGCAACCATTGCCATGATGCCCACGCTGTCAGCACCATCCGTTGTGCCACCAGCTGCAACTCCAGAAAGCGTAGTGACAGGTGCGTTCCTGAACTACGCACTCATGGGTGGCTTAGTACTTGAAAGCAGCGCTTCCCAAAGGCTCAAACAGATAGAGATGTGAGCTGGGGCTTCTACCTCACCTCAGATGCTGGTGAGGGAGCATGGGCATGTAAAGCTGATTCCTAGATGGGTGGCCGAGCTGGGGTTCCTGAGGAGAGGTGCTGGATGGGGTTTACAAGGGAATATGCTGggtgggctggctgctggcatggtGTGCTGGATCATGATACAAGAACTAGGTTCCTGATTTGCATCCATTATTGGGTAGCAAGCAAATTGCCCTGTGTGTGTCTTTATCCTTTTTGGCCATACTGCTGTGGGTGGGCTTGGGCTATGTGAGAGAGGCTGCTGCTCTTTTCCACCTTAATGGTCACTGATGCTGGCAGGCTTTCACCTGACTGGTCTCTGAGTTGTCATTCTCTTATCCTTATCCAGTGAGCCAGTCAGACAATTGTGTTTCCATGGAGGCAGTGTCTGATCCCCACACAGTGACGGTGTCTATGGACAGCAGTGAAATCTCCATGATCATTGATTCCATCAAGAAGGAGTGTCTGGGTACTGATGCTGGCAGTGCTGCTGGGCCTTCCAAAGATCACGGCATGGATGGGAAAGAAGACCTGGATCTCGCTGAGAAGATGGACATTGCAGTCTCCtatactggggaagagctggacTTTGAAACTGTTGGAGATATTATAGCCATCATTGAGGACAAGGTAAATGTCAAAGCAGGCTGGGAAGCCAACTGCATTTCTCTCCAGGGCCTGGATGTATTTATCTCAGTTGTTACACAGAAGCAGGATTAGGAAGTATTTCTTGCTCATTCAACGATCTTCACCTGCCTATTTCCTCCCTGTCTGTCCAAGTTATTAAGTTCCAGTCCCCTGGCAACCCCCTAGTATGCTGGCAACAGCTGTGTAGTGTGGTGTTGCACTCAGAGGAAACCCTTGGGTTTCAGCTGGCACCAACATTGAATGGGGAACAGATCccagacagacaaacagataaGTGCTACTAGCACTATGTAGTCCCGGAAGCCCCATGTTTCTGAGCGTGAAGGCCCCAAGCTCTGCCAAGGAGTCTCCTGGGCCACAAGTACAGGCAGCTGAATCTTATTTCTCCATATCATTCAGTACTTGACGAGACCAAGGAACCTGGTACTGAGTGGCTAGTAGGGAACCTTAAATCATTGCTAGCAATCTGTGATGTACTTGGCCCAAAGTGGGAGTTACCCATCTGAAGACACAATATATGTGGCCTGTCCATGGGTGTCGGGACCTGTTAATGTCTTCTCAGTAATGGCTCTTCCCAGCTCCTTAATACCCCTGTTTTAACAGCCAGCTCATAAGGTTTTGAGAAGCCATGTTAGCATGGGCTGCTGGTGACCCAGCCATTGGGGGGGGctagcccctccccttctgccttccCCTTCAGGAGCCAGAGCACTCCCACATGGCCCCCAgcgctgggcagccaggggcaagGCCCCAGAGCACCAGGCCAGGCACAGCCCCAGCCACCCTGAATCCCTGCAGAAGGCAGGCCAGCCAGAGCAGAGTGTTGGGAACCGCAGGAAGAAGGTGCCTGGACCGTGGGTGGGGCCATgttaggctgtttggggaggcacagtctacCCCTACCTatgatacccgctgcccatgcatGCTGGTTTATTGTTTAGGAATTAAACTGATGCAGCCGTTGCAGCTTCCTCAGCGCTGGGTCACTGTGGCCCTGGCCTGTTAGATAgagatgtgtttggggtgggaagGGCTCTCTGGCTGAACCAGTGCAGGGGTTCTGCTCTCCTTGCTGACCTTTGCTTGTACTGCTGTCTTTGTTTTGGTAAAGGTAGATGACCATCCTGAAGTCCTGGATGTAGCAGCAGTTGAAGCTGCTTTGTCTTTCTGTGAAGAGACTGATGACCCTCAGGCCTTGACTGGCCCATGGGAGCATCCGATTCAGCAGGACCACGAGAAACAGGCACAGATCCCCcatgtggcagtgactgtgaagCAGGAGAGGCGAGACTGTGACGAACCAGAGGCAAAGGAAATCCAAGACCTAATAAGCATTGGGGAGCTGGGGTCAGAAATAAAGATGGAAtctgcagagctggagcagaaCGAATTGAACTCTGCAGGAGCCATGCAAATAGCAGAAACACCTGAGCTCAGGAGTCGAGAGACAGAGGAGCAGCAGAAAGCAGCTGCTGTTGTGGGAGAGAACTCTGAAACGGAGACAGAATCAGCCAAGGGAGAAGCAGCAACACACAGTACGGTGAAGATAGAGGTACATAGGTGGGGAGGATGTGTTGGACTGGTGTGGTTGAAAGCAGGTAACCGTTGGCAGTCAAGGAAAAGCAGCTCAAACATAGGGGTCCATTCCTTCTCTGGAGATGTCTCTTCAGTGAGTACGCTTGGAGCAGAGTAGTGACTTTCTTTGTGGGTTATGACTATTGCTGTGCGAGAGAGACTGaggacaagtattaatatttggtggcatgggccccttggtgagggccttacatgctaattttttggtggggagggatagctcagtggtttgagtattggccagctaaacccagggttgtgagttcaatccttgagggggctgtttagggatctggggcaaaaattggggattggtcctgctttgagcagggggttggactagatgacctcctgaggtcccttccaaccctaatattctattctatgatcttTGAAGCCCTGAATGTATAATAAGTATATCTTTGCGCTGTCTGCTGCCAGTCCATGTGCAGAATTGCTGTTGTCCCGGCATTCTGTGAAAacccactgtctgtctgggactgGGTTTGGGGTAGTGAGATACTTAAATTTGTGCATTTCTGTTCCCTCCAGATACCACCTGATGATGATTCATCCCCTCCACATGTCCTAAATGCAAGTGATGACTCCTCACAGGCTGATGTTCAGCACAAATTTGAGCTGTCAGGTAATTTAACTGGGCTAGGATATCTTTTACCTGCAACTTTAAAGTCCATTCAGCTAGTGTGGTCTGGTTCAGCATGGGGTGAAGATAATCTATGGAGAAATAGGGAATAATTAATTTGGAAGGGGAGGGtactggtgcaggaggggacgTTCTAAAAACTGCTCCTGGAAATGAAAATTTTGCTCTGTCTTTTCCTCCCAGAATCGATGAAGGAAGAGACCCGAGCTGTTTTTGGGAAGGTAAATGGCCTTGAACTACTTGAGTCCAGTGGTTTAAAATGAGTTTGATACCGTTATGTTGCTGCTGCCTCTCAGCTCTCACACAGTGGATAGGAAAACCAGTGGGTGCCGCGTTCTCCGCCTGCGCACGTGCCCCCACCGAGTAGGAGAGGGCGCCAGTATGTATCTGCATCTGATATCTGTAGCTTAAAGGGACTCACTCCAGGCCCTTGTAATACTTTGTGGCAAGGATTTCAGTGTTTGTGCAAATGCCCCTAGAACTGGCTAGCAGCTGTGATACAGGGCTCCACTCTGCTTACTGAAACAGTCATCTTTTGGAGGCGGTGACCCAGGCATTGTTACTGATAGCTGCATTTTGATTAGGTTAAATTGATGGAATTTGATCTTATATCTCAGGATGCTCAGGGTGAAGATGAGGATGAGGATGGTGCCAGTGAGGCTGCCAGTCTGGAGGAACCCAAGGAGGAAGACCAGGGTGAGGGGTACCTATCGGAAATGGATAATGAGCCCCCTGTGAGTGAGAGTGATGATGGCTTCAGTATCCATAATGCACCTTTGCAGTCACACACGCTAGCTGATTCCAtccccagcagccctgcctcCTCGCAGTTGTGAGTATCAGTGAAACCTTCAGCCACCCACAATGCAAATCTCAGTCCATGCTGGGGAAAGAGTATGGGATTATCTCATTTCTGTGTGTTGCTGGCTGATTGGGCCTGTGGTGGAGATTGGCTGCTGATCTGTCTGGCTCCTGTGGTCTCCTTACTCCCAGGAGCATTGTGCAGACAACTCCATCGAGCCAGCTCACAGGAGACAGGTGTGGCTTCCTTTCCTTTGGCTTGCACGGAGCAATGTGGGTAGATCCAGGGCTGACTGAAATTAGGCTGCTGCCGCAGTGCAACATTGGAGCTTGTTGAAGGAAGTCTTGCACCTGGCAATGACCCTGTGCATTTGGCTAGGGGCTCCAGTGCATCCCGCTCTGACAGTCCTCCCTTTTCTCCTTAGCTCTGTTTGCAGTGAGGACCAGGAAGCGATTCAAGCCCAGAAGATCTGGAAAAAAGCTATTATGCTAGTTTGGAGAGCAGCAGCCAATCACAGGTAAGTGGACTTGATCCTATCTGGACTGGTAGGAAGTCGGGACCTGTGCCCAGCAAGCTGAAGAGGGGAATTATTTGCTCTCCTGTTCCCCAGGTTGGTCTCCACTAGTGCTTGGGCACTCCCCACATCTGTCTGGTGGTGGTTGACCAGAAGGGCATCCGTGTATGAAACAAGTGCTTAGTGGTTCTGTCTGGCAGAGCATGCTCCACCCTCAGACCAGGCGTTCACTCTGTTACCAGCGAGGGGACTGACTGCTCACAGTTGCCTTCTTCTCCCTGCAGATATGCCAATGTCTTCCTACAGCCTGTGACCGATGATATAGCACCAGGCTACCACAGTATTGTGCAGAGGTAAGTGGCCCAGCTGTCGTTGCCGTCAGATTCTGTCTGACATGTCTGTATTGGAGTCTCTGGCAGGGGATTACTAAGCCTCAGCACACAGTCAGATTGCAAGGTGGGAAAAGAAGCTCATTACCATTGTCAGTCAGTGGAAAAAAGGCTTCCCCAGGACAGGTACATGTTCATTTACAGAAGAGTCTGTGTTCTCCGATTGGATGGGGTGCACAGAAGTTGTGTTCAGAACAGTGTGTCGGTGGTACAATAAATGGCTGTTGCCCTCCTGTCCCAACTtagtccctgctggccttagtCTGTACGTTTATTTTCATCGTCTAGTCTCGCCTGCACATCGGAGGTCACAGAACCTCATTTACCCACTTCTGTAATGGGCCCATAAATTCTGGCTAAGCTATTTGAGTCCTCAAGTCTTGACTTAGactccaagttacagagaattcaccatttactctaattcaaacctgcaagtgacccatgcctcacCCTGCAGAGGGGGGTGAAACTGCTCAGGGTCTCTAccaatctggggaaaaaattccttcctaccCCAAATAGGGCAAtcacttagaccctgagcatgtggcaaGACCTACCAGCCAGACATCTGTTAAAGAATGCtttgtagtaattcagagcccttcctccccccccgccagtaTGCTGtctccagccactggagatacTTGCAGTTAGCAATTGCGGATGAGCCATATGCCATTATAGGCAGCCTCCTCATACCATCCCCATGATGGGTTAGcgacactcccccccaccccaccccacccccacgcaCCCCTCAGCTCCTTTAAAGAGCTGATCTACTGTCATCTACATCCTG
This window of the Eretmochelys imbricata isolate rEreImb1 chromosome 8, rEreImb1.hap1, whole genome shotgun sequence genome carries:
- the BRD8 gene encoding bromodomain-containing protein 8 isoform X4, which codes for MAAGTGKHKLLGAGPTEPWSVREKLCLASSVMRSGDQNWVSVSRAIKPFAEPGRPPDWFSQKHCASQYSELLETTETPKRKRGEKGEVVETVEDVIVRKLTAERVEELKKVIKETQEKYRQLKKDAELIQAGHMDSRLEELCNDIVVKKKMEEEEAEVKRKATDAAYQARQAVKNPPRRLTGVMVRSPAGSSSPGRDYALGDLSQQAVEETSPGVGENEMAVTSGHMNSSGVLLEVGGVLPVLHGGEMQLASGAVPASPAASVSQSDNCVSMEAVSDPHTVTVSMDSSEISMIIDSIKKECLGTDAGSAAGPSKDHGMDGKEDLDLAEKMDIAVSYTGEELDFETVGDIIAIIEDKVDDHPEVLDVAAVEAALSFCEETDDPQALTGPWEHPIQQDHEKQAQIPHVAVTVKQERRDCDEPEAKEIQDLISIGELGSEIKMESAELEQNELNSAGAMQIAETPELRSRETEEQQKAAAVVGENSETETESAKGEAATHSTVKIEIPPDDDSSPPHVLNASDDSSQADVQHKFELSESMKEETRAVFGKDAQGEDEDEDGASEAASLEEPKEEDQGEGYLSEMDNEPPVSESDDGFSIHNAPLQSHTLADSIPSSPASSQFSVCSEDQEAIQAQKIWKKAIMLVWRAAANHRYANVFLQPVTDDIAPGYHSIVQRPMDLSTIKKNIENGLIRTTAEFQRDIMLMFQNAVMYNSSDHDVYHMAVEMQRDVLEQIQQFLATQLIMQTSESGISAKSLRGRDSTRKQDASEKDSVPMGSPAFLLSLFDGGTRGRRCAIEADMKMKK
- the BRD8 gene encoding bromodomain-containing protein 8 isoform X3, with amino-acid sequence MAAGTGKHKLLGAGPTEPWSVREKLCLASSVMRSGDQNWVSVSRAIKPFAEPGRPPDWFSQKHCASQYSELLETTETPKRKRGEKGEVVETVEDVIVRKLTAERVEELKKVIKETQEKYRQLKKDAELIQAGHMDSRLEELCNDIVVKKKMEEEEAEVKRKATDAAYQARQAVKNPPRRLTGVMVRSPAGSSSPGRDYALGDLSQQAVEETSPGVGENEMAVTSGHMNSSGVLLEVGGVLPVLHGGEMQLASGAVPASPAASGAPTLSRLLEAGPAQFTTPLASFSAVASEPPAKLLPPPVESVSQATIAMMPTLSAPSVVPPAATPESVVTVSQSDNCVSMEAVSDPHTVTVSMDSSEISMIIDSIKKECLGTDAGSAAGPSKDHGMDGKEDLDLAEKMDIAVSYTGEELDFETVGDIIAIIEDKVDDHPEVLDVAAVEAALSFCEETDDPQALTGPWEHPIQQDHEKQAQIPHVAVTVKQERRDCDEPEAKEIQDLISIGELGSEIKMESAELEQNELNSAGAMQIAETPELRSRETEEQQKAAAVVGENSETETESAKGEAATHSTVKIEIPPDDDSSPPHVLNASDDSSQADVQHKFELSESMKEETRAVFGKDAQGEDEDEDGASEAASLEEPKEEDQGEGYLSEMDNEPPVSESDDGFSIHNAPLQSHTLADSIPSSPASSQFSVCSEDQEAIQAQKIWKKAIMLVWRAAANHRYANVFLQPVTDDIAPGYHSIVQRPMDLSTIKKNIENGLIRTTAEFQRDIMLMFQNAVMYNSSDHDVYHMAVEMQRDVLEQIQQFLATQLIMQTSESGISAKSLRGRDSTRKQDASEKDSVPMGSPAFLLSLFDGGTRGRRCAIEADMKMKK
- the BRD8 gene encoding bromodomain-containing protein 8 isoform X2, giving the protein MAAGTGKHKLLGAGPTEPWSVREKLCLASSVMRSGDQNWVSVSRAIKPFAEPGRPPDWFSQKHCASQYSELLETTETPKRKRGEKGEVVETVEDVIVRKLTAERVEELKKVIKETQEKYRQLKKDAELIQAGHMDSRLEELCNDIVVKKKMEEEEAEVKRKATDAAYQARQAVKNPPRRLTGVMVRSPAGSSSPGRDYALGDLSQQAVEETSPGVTPGTLPSTPVASFIGIPDTPPGSAPLDAPITPVTDDSPQKKILGQKATPPPSPLLSELLKKGSLLPTSPRLVGENEMAVTSGHMNSSGVLLEVGGVLPVLHGGEMQLASGAVPASPAASVSQSDNCVSMEAVSDPHTVTVSMDSSEISMIIDSIKKECLGTDAGSAAGPSKDHGMDGKEDLDLAEKMDIAVSYTGEELDFETVGDIIAIIEDKVDDHPEVLDVAAVEAALSFCEETDDPQALTGPWEHPIQQDHEKQAQIPHVAVTVKQERRDCDEPEAKEIQDLISIGELGSEIKMESAELEQNELNSAGAMQIAETPELRSRETEEQQKAAAVVGENSETETESAKGEAATHSTVKIEIPPDDDSSPPHVLNASDDSSQADVQHKFELSESMKEETRAVFGKDAQGEDEDEDGASEAASLEEPKEEDQGEGYLSEMDNEPPVSESDDGFSIHNAPLQSHTLADSIPSSPASSQFSVCSEDQEAIQAQKIWKKAIMLVWRAAANHRYANVFLQPVTDDIAPGYHSIVQRPMDLSTIKKNIENGLIRTTAEFQRDIMLMFQNAVMYNSSDHDVYHMAVEMQRDVLEQIQQFLATQLIMQTSESGISAKSLRGRDSTRKQDASEKDSVPMGSPAFLLSLFDGGTRGRRCAIEADMKMKK
- the BRD8 gene encoding bromodomain-containing protein 8 isoform X1 — protein: MAAGTGKHKLLGAGPTEPWSVREKLCLASSVMRSGDQNWVSVSRAIKPFAEPGRPPDWFSQKHCASQYSELLETTETPKRKRGEKGEVVETVEDVIVRKLTAERVEELKKVIKETQEKYRQLKKDAELIQAGHMDSRLEELCNDIVVKKKMEEEEAEVKRKATDAAYQARQAVKNPPRRLTGVMVRSPAGSSSPGRDYALGDLSQQAVEETSPGVTPGTLPSTPVASFIGIPDTPPGSAPLDAPITPVTDDSPQKKILGQKATPPPSPLLSELLKKGSLLPTSPRLVGENEMAVTSGHMNSSGVLLEVGGVLPVLHGGEMQLASGAVPASPAASGAPTLSRLLEAGPAQFTTPLASFSAVASEPPAKLLPPPVESVSQATIAMMPTLSAPSVVPPAATPESVVTVSQSDNCVSMEAVSDPHTVTVSMDSSEISMIIDSIKKECLGTDAGSAAGPSKDHGMDGKEDLDLAEKMDIAVSYTGEELDFETVGDIIAIIEDKVDDHPEVLDVAAVEAALSFCEETDDPQALTGPWEHPIQQDHEKQAQIPHVAVTVKQERRDCDEPEAKEIQDLISIGELGSEIKMESAELEQNELNSAGAMQIAETPELRSRETEEQQKAAAVVGENSETETESAKGEAATHSTVKIEIPPDDDSSPPHVLNASDDSSQADVQHKFELSESMKEETRAVFGKDAQGEDEDEDGASEAASLEEPKEEDQGEGYLSEMDNEPPVSESDDGFSIHNAPLQSHTLADSIPSSPASSQFSVCSEDQEAIQAQKIWKKAIMLVWRAAANHRYANVFLQPVTDDIAPGYHSIVQRPMDLSTIKKNIENGLIRTTAEFQRDIMLMFQNAVMYNSSDHDVYHMAVEMQRDVLEQIQQFLATQLIMQTSESGISAKSLRGRDSTRKQDASEKDSVPMGSPAFLLSLFDGGTRGRRCAIEADMKMKK